In the Bacteroidota bacterium genome, one interval contains:
- a CDS encoding sodium:solute symporter family protein, protein MHLLGLHIIDWSIIALYLGALIAIGRWTQRRIRTTKDFFQADRSFGRAMMGFLNFGNMVSADQAAGVTREIYRQGLQGVWFQNLVLFITPFYWFTSVLQRRARYLAPGDIYQHRFESRFLSGLFAVYLLLAAIYGSSIGYLITGKTMQAVMIKPASEYTLADQRQVREFNEMRVLEERAKSTPLPDSVKIRLELLHAEEKAGTITGTISYLDLTTFYIIYGLVTAAYVIMGGLFAAAYTDVLQGIMILFLSVILIPVGLMRLGGFAGLHSRVADDMFRLFGTGAGSEYTWWFVATMVLVNLIGLAPRSFTIGGAAKDDRSARVGMITGAFVKRLVMIGWAFTGLIALGLYGGKLSDATYVWGTMTGDLLGTGFIGIMIASVLAANMASKASSSLEWSAAFTKNILLPARPQTSERAQVFVGRMVIFIVLMGGIGFAYVVNDIFVVFKYVLSIGTIIGPSIWLVYFWRRLTTKAVIVQMLLSIMVTVVVPNVIPAIPSLRTSPALTVMTQGREERHAVRAKTEDVAAGRAMMVGEEITRIDREEPTGIYFETIGPPTGSSVREGKGLFRFQLWVIGLTGVDLRTCSKAGLSAMSFLFDIFFPFFVLFIVSLFTRPNSERVLREFYARVHTPAHADPELDAIEVRRRIEDPELANRDKMFPGTNWEFWTLTKQDMIGFGLCWLGVGGIILLYLLLMRIGS, encoded by the coding sequence GTGCATCTCCTCGGACTTCACATTATCGACTGGTCGATCATCGCGCTGTATCTCGGTGCGCTAATCGCCATCGGCCGCTGGACCCAGCGCCGCATTCGTACGACTAAGGACTTTTTTCAGGCCGATCGCAGCTTCGGCCGTGCCATGATGGGCTTCCTGAATTTCGGCAACATGGTCTCCGCCGATCAGGCCGCTGGGGTCACGAGAGAAATCTATCGGCAGGGATTACAGGGCGTCTGGTTTCAGAATCTTGTTCTGTTTATCACACCATTCTACTGGTTCACTTCCGTACTTCAGCGGCGCGCTCGATATTTGGCTCCCGGCGATATTTATCAGCACCGGTTCGAGTCCCGTTTCCTGAGTGGTCTCTTTGCCGTCTACTTGTTGCTCGCCGCAATTTATGGCTCCTCGATCGGCTATCTCATCACCGGCAAGACTATGCAAGCCGTGATGATAAAGCCAGCGTCGGAGTATACTCTCGCCGATCAGCGACAGGTCCGGGAATTCAATGAGATGCGAGTACTCGAGGAGCGTGCGAAGAGTACTCCACTACCGGATTCGGTTAAGATTCGTCTCGAATTGTTACACGCAGAGGAAAAGGCTGGCACGATCACAGGCACGATTTCCTATCTCGACCTTACGACCTTTTATATCATTTATGGGCTTGTCACGGCAGCGTATGTCATCATGGGCGGACTCTTTGCCGCTGCATATACCGATGTCTTGCAAGGCATCATGATCCTTTTCCTCTCCGTAATCCTCATCCCGGTCGGGCTCATGCGATTGGGTGGATTCGCAGGACTGCATTCGAGGGTCGCGGACGACATGTTTCGACTGTTTGGGACTGGAGCCGGCAGCGAATATACCTGGTGGTTCGTTGCCACGATGGTGCTGGTAAATCTCATTGGCCTGGCCCCTCGCAGTTTTACGATTGGCGGCGCGGCGAAGGATGATCGGTCCGCTCGCGTCGGTATGATTACTGGTGCATTTGTCAAACGGCTGGTCATGATCGGCTGGGCCTTTACCGGCCTGATTGCCCTCGGACTCTATGGGGGCAAGCTCTCCGATGCCACCTACGTCTGGGGTACGATGACCGGCGATCTCCTTGGCACTGGATTCATCGGGATCATGATTGCAAGTGTGCTTGCGGCCAATATGGCTTCGAAAGCGTCATCGAGCCTCGAATGGTCGGCGGCATTTACGAAGAACATTCTGCTTCCGGCCCGTCCGCAAACCTCCGAACGCGCGCAGGTCTTTGTCGGTCGAATGGTAATCTTCATTGTACTCATGGGCGGCATTGGGTTCGCGTATGTTGTCAATGACATCTTCGTGGTCTTCAAATACGTGCTATCGATTGGGACAATCATTGGTCCATCAATCTGGCTGGTCTATTTCTGGCGACGACTAACAACGAAGGCCGTAATCGTTCAGATGTTGCTTTCGATCATGGTCACAGTCGTGGTGCCGAATGTCATTCCGGCAATCCCATCGCTTCGGACAAGTCCGGCGCTCACGGTGATGACACAGGGCCGCGAAGAGCGGCACGCGGTCCGGGCTAAGACCGAGGATGTTGCCGCGGGCAGAGCGATGATGGTCGGAGAGGAAATTACACGTATTGACCGCGAAGAACCTACCGGAATCTACTTCGAAACGATCGGGCCTCCGACGGGTAGCAGCGTGCGCGAAGGCAAGGGTCTGTTTCGATTTCAGCTGTGGGTCATCGGTCTTACAGGTGTCGATCTGAGGACTTGCTCCAAAGCAGGACTATCCGCAATGTCCTTCCTCTTCGACATTTTCTTTCCGTTCTTTGTCCTCTTCATCGTGAGTTTGTTCACGCGACCTAACAGCGAACGTGTCCTCCGGGAGTTTTACGCCCGTGTACACACTCCGGCGCATGCGGATCCGGAACTCGACGCAATCGAAGTGCGAAGGCGCATTGAGGATCCCGAGCTCGCCAACCGAGACAAGATGTTCCCGGGGACCAACTGGGAATTCTGGACACTCACGAAACAAGATATGATCGGATTTGGTCTTTGCTGGCTCGGCGTCGGAGGGATCATATTATTGTATCTTCTCCTCATGCGAATCGGTTCTTAG